One segment of Labilithrix sp. DNA contains the following:
- a CDS encoding GMC family oxidoreductase produces MTAFDVDYAIVGSGFGGSVSALRLVEKGYSVTVLEMGKRWRAEDFPETTWNVRKYLWRPWLGMYGMLQMTLVKDAFFLHGAGVGGGSLIYANTMLVPPDEAFEDPRWIGLDWKKELAPHYATAKKMLGVVESQVVVETDRILKEVAEDMGRGHTWKKADVAVYFGEPGVTVKDPFFGGEGPDRTGCIMCGGCMVGCRFGAKNTLEQNYLYLAEKRGLTIEPESRVLDVAPLEGGGYALTIESSTGWLKRRRTLRARGVVVSAGSYGTVNLLMRCKERGSLPRLSSQLGRYLRTNSEAILSVRSGEKDVDYSKGIAITSGVFVDDKTHIEVVRYSAGSDALAPLATVLTEGGGWLPRPIRWLGTILRHPLQFLRTIVPFGWAKKSAILLVMQPVDNHLRYVLRRRWWWPFSQKLDSAPGGGVPSPTYIPIANLVAKKMAKKMNGTPQSGLLEVLLGKASTAHILGGCPIGETADDGVVDPKSHAFGYEDLLVVDGSIIPANLGVNPSLTITAMAEHAMTFVPPRAERREGAWNFPE; encoded by the coding sequence GTGACGGCGTTCGACGTCGACTACGCCATCGTCGGCTCCGGCTTCGGCGGGAGCGTGTCCGCGCTCCGCCTCGTCGAGAAGGGCTACTCGGTCACCGTCCTCGAGATGGGGAAGCGCTGGCGCGCGGAGGACTTCCCGGAGACGACGTGGAACGTCCGGAAGTACCTCTGGCGCCCGTGGCTCGGGATGTACGGGATGCTCCAGATGACGCTCGTGAAGGACGCGTTCTTCCTCCACGGCGCGGGCGTCGGCGGCGGCTCGCTCATCTACGCGAACACGATGCTCGTCCCGCCGGACGAGGCGTTCGAGGACCCGCGCTGGATCGGGCTCGACTGGAAGAAGGAGCTCGCGCCGCACTACGCCACCGCCAAGAAGATGCTCGGCGTGGTCGAGAGCCAGGTCGTCGTCGAGACGGACCGCATCCTCAAGGAGGTCGCGGAGGACATGGGCCGCGGCCACACCTGGAAGAAGGCCGACGTCGCGGTCTACTTCGGCGAGCCCGGCGTCACGGTGAAGGACCCGTTCTTCGGCGGCGAGGGGCCGGACCGCACCGGCTGCATCATGTGCGGCGGCTGCATGGTCGGCTGCCGCTTCGGCGCGAAGAACACGCTGGAGCAGAACTACTTGTATCTCGCAGAGAAGCGCGGCCTCACGATCGAGCCGGAGTCGCGCGTCCTCGACGTCGCGCCGCTCGAGGGCGGCGGCTACGCGCTCACGATCGAGTCCTCCACCGGGTGGCTCAAGCGGCGGCGCACGCTGCGCGCGCGCGGCGTCGTCGTGTCCGCCGGCTCCTACGGCACGGTGAACCTCTTGATGCGCTGCAAGGAGCGCGGCTCGCTCCCGCGCCTGTCGTCGCAGCTCGGTCGCTACCTCCGCACGAACAGCGAGGCGATCCTGAGCGTGCGCTCGGGCGAGAAGGACGTCGACTACTCGAAGGGGATCGCGATCACGAGCGGCGTCTTCGTCGACGACAAGACGCACATCGAGGTCGTCCGCTACTCCGCGGGCTCGGACGCGCTCGCGCCGCTCGCGACGGTGCTCACCGAAGGAGGCGGATGGCTCCCGCGTCCGATCCGCTGGCTCGGCACCATCCTCCGCCATCCGCTCCAGTTCCTCCGCACGATCGTGCCGTTCGGATGGGCGAAGAAATCCGCGATCCTCCTCGTCATGCAGCCGGTCGACAACCACCTCCGCTACGTGCTGCGGCGGCGGTGGTGGTGGCCGTTCTCGCAGAAGCTCGACAGCGCGCCGGGCGGCGGGGTCCCTTCGCCGACGTACATCCCGATCGCGAACCTCGTCGCGAAGAAGATGGCGAAGAAGATGAACGGCACCCCGCAGTCGGGGCTCCTCGAGGTGCTCCTCGGCAAGGCCTCCACCGCGCACATCCTCGGCGGCTGCCCGATCGGCGAGACGGCGGACGACGGCGTGGTCGATCCGAAGAGCCACGCGTTCGGCTACGAGGACCTCCTCGTCGTCGACGGCTCCATCATCCCGGCGAACCTCGGCGTGAACCCGAGCCTCACGATCACGGCGATGGCCGAGCACGCGATGACGTTCGTGCCGCCGCGCGCCGAGCGCCGCGAGGGCGCCTGGAATTTTCCCGAGTGA